A region from the Pelecanus crispus isolate bPelCri1 chromosome 11, bPelCri1.pri, whole genome shotgun sequence genome encodes:
- the RNPS1 gene encoding RNA-binding protein with serine-rich domain 1 isoform X1, which translates to MELSGLKKKSLLGLKENNKKSNTRAPSPTKRKDRSEEKSKDRAKDKAATKESGEKDRGRDKTRKRRSASSGSSSTRSRSSSTSSSGSSSSTGSSSGSSSSSASSRSGSSSTSRSSSSSSSSGSPSPSRRRHDNRRRSRSKSKPPKRDEKERKRRSPSPRPTKVHVGRLTRNVTKDHIMEIFSTYGKIKMIDMPVDRLNPHLSKGYAYVEFESPDDAEKALKHMDGGQIDGQEITATAVLAPRPRPPPRRFSPPRRMLPPPPMWRRSPPRMRRRSRSPRRRSPVRRRSRSRSPGRRRHRSRSSSNSSR; encoded by the exons ATGGAGTTATCAGGAttgaaaaagaagagtttgctaggactcaaagaaaataataaaaaatccaACACTAG GGCTCCCTCACCAACCAAGCGCAAGGATAGGTCTGAAGAGAAATCAAAGGATCGGGCCAAGGATAAAGCAGCTACTAAGGAATCAGGTGAAAAGGATCGTGGTCGAGACAAGACACGCAAAAGACGCAGTGCTTCCAGTGGGAGCAGCAGTACCAG ATCCCGTTCCAGCTCAACTTCCAGTTCAGGGTCCAGTTCCAGCACCGGTTCTAGCAGTGGCTCTAGCTCCTCTTCTGCCTCGAGCCGCTCTGGGAGCTCCAGCACCTCACGCAGTTCCAGttccagcagctcctctggATCTCCAAGTCCCTCTCGACGGAGACATGACAACAGGAGACGCTCCCGCTCCAA GTCCAAGCCACCCAAGAGAGATGAAAAGGAGCGGAAGAGGCGGAGCCCATCACCCAGACCTACAAAAGTGCATGTTGGAAGGCTCACTAGAAACGTGACCAAG GATCACATCATGGAAATTTTTTCCACTTATGGAAAGATTAAAATGATTGACATGCCAGTTGACAGGCTAAATCCACACCTCTCTAAAGGTTATGCTTATGTGGAGTTTGAGAGCCCTGATGATGCAGAGAAAGCCCTGAAACACATGGATGGAG GTCAGATTGATGGTCAGGAGATCACTgccacagctgtgctggcaccaCGGCCTAGGCCACCTCCCAGACGCTTTAGCCCACCCAGGAGGATGCTGCCACCACCACCTATGTGGCGCAGATCACCCCCTCGCATGAGGAGAAG GTCCCGGTCTCCTAGGCGCAGATCCCCCGTTCGCCGGCGATCAAGATCCAGATCTCCTGGACGAAGGCGCCATCGCAGCCGCTCCAGCTCAAACTCCTCACGATAA
- the RNPS1 gene encoding RNA-binding protein with serine-rich domain 1 isoform X2, with protein MAPSPTKRKDRSEEKSKDRAKDKAATKESGEKDRGRDKTRKRRSASSGSSSTRSRSSSTSSSGSSSSTGSSSGSSSSSASSRSGSSSTSRSSSSSSSSGSPSPSRRRHDNRRRSRSKSKPPKRDEKERKRRSPSPRPTKVHVGRLTRNVTKDHIMEIFSTYGKIKMIDMPVDRLNPHLSKGYAYVEFESPDDAEKALKHMDGGQIDGQEITATAVLAPRPRPPPRRFSPPRRMLPPPPMWRRSPPRMRRRSRSPRRRSPVRRRSRSRSPGRRRHRSRSSSNSSR; from the exons AT GGCTCCCTCACCAACCAAGCGCAAGGATAGGTCTGAAGAGAAATCAAAGGATCGGGCCAAGGATAAAGCAGCTACTAAGGAATCAGGTGAAAAGGATCGTGGTCGAGACAAGACACGCAAAAGACGCAGTGCTTCCAGTGGGAGCAGCAGTACCAG ATCCCGTTCCAGCTCAACTTCCAGTTCAGGGTCCAGTTCCAGCACCGGTTCTAGCAGTGGCTCTAGCTCCTCTTCTGCCTCGAGCCGCTCTGGGAGCTCCAGCACCTCACGCAGTTCCAGttccagcagctcctctggATCTCCAAGTCCCTCTCGACGGAGACATGACAACAGGAGACGCTCCCGCTCCAA GTCCAAGCCACCCAAGAGAGATGAAAAGGAGCGGAAGAGGCGGAGCCCATCACCCAGACCTACAAAAGTGCATGTTGGAAGGCTCACTAGAAACGTGACCAAG GATCACATCATGGAAATTTTTTCCACTTATGGAAAGATTAAAATGATTGACATGCCAGTTGACAGGCTAAATCCACACCTCTCTAAAGGTTATGCTTATGTGGAGTTTGAGAGCCCTGATGATGCAGAGAAAGCCCTGAAACACATGGATGGAG GTCAGATTGATGGTCAGGAGATCACTgccacagctgtgctggcaccaCGGCCTAGGCCACCTCCCAGACGCTTTAGCCCACCCAGGAGGATGCTGCCACCACCACCTATGTGGCGCAGATCACCCCCTCGCATGAGGAGAAG GTCCCGGTCTCCTAGGCGCAGATCCCCCGTTCGCCGGCGATCAAGATCCAGATCTCCTGGACGAAGGCGCCATCGCAGCCGCTCCAGCTCAAACTCCTCACGATAA